The Trichosurus vulpecula isolate mTriVul1 chromosome 3, mTriVul1.pri, whole genome shotgun sequence genome includes a window with the following:
- the PTGER2 gene encoding prostaglandin E2 receptor EP2 subtype: MNNISDSWDCKMRLWLPPGESPATSAVMFSAGVLGNLLALALLIHRWWGGSRLGQRSPSCFCRTPISLFHLLVIELVFTDLLGTCLISPVVLASYSRNQTLVALASGGRMCTYFAFAMTFFSLATMLMLFAMALERCLSIGHPYFYERCITWRLGLVVLPGIYVFSLLFCSFPLLDNRQYVQYCPGTWCFIKREKSLYLQIYATLLLLLIVAVLLCNVSVILNLARMHQRRKSGGRVPSPDRGKGNPGSLKQRERMAMSEEIDHLILLAIMTITFVICSLPFTIYAYLTESSFGDKNWELQALRFLSINSIIDPWIFVILRPPVLRLMRSILYCQISLKAHDTPST; this comes from the exons ATGAACAATATCTCTGACTCCTGGGACTGCAAGATGCGACTATGGCTGCCGCCTGGTGAAAGTCCAGCCACAAGCGCTGTAATGTTCTCTGCTGGAGTGTTGGGCAACCTTCTAGCACTGGCACTACTGATACACCGCTGGTGGGGTGGCTCTCGGCTTGGCCAGCGCTCCCCCAGCTGCTTCTGTAGGACCCCCATTTCCCTGTTCCACTTGCTAGTGATCGAGTTGGTGTTCACGGATCTCCTCGGGACCTGCCTCATCAGTCCAGTGGTGCTGGCATCATACTCACGGAATCAGACACTGGTAGCACTGGCGTCCGGTGGCCGGATGTGCACCTACTTTGCCTTCGCCATGACCTTCTTCAGCCTGGCCACGATGCTGATGCTCTTTGCTATGGCTCTAGAGCGCTGCCTCTCCATCGGCCATCCCTACTTCTACGAGCGTTGCATCACCTGGCGTCTTGGTCTGGTGGTCCTGCCAGGCATCTATGTATTTTCTCTGctcttttgctccttcccattGCTGGACAACAGGCAGTATGTGCAGTACTGTCCTGGAACTTGGTGTTTCATCAAGCGGGAGAAGTCCTTGTATTTGCAGATATATGCCACGCTGTTACTGCTTCTCATTGTTGCAGTGTTACTCTGTAACGTCAGTGTCATCCTTAACCTAGCCCGCATGCACCAACGAAGAAAGAGCGGCGGTAGGGTGCCCTCCCCGGACAGAGGCAAGGGTAATCCTGGGAGCCTCAAGCAAAGGGAAAGAATGGCCATGTCAGAAGAGATAGACCACCTCATCCTTCTGGCTATTATGACCATCACGTTTGTGATCTGCTCGTTACCCTTTACG ATTTATGCATACTTGACTGAATCTTCCTTCGGGGACAAAAATTGGGAACTACAAGCACTTAGATTTTTATCCATTAACTCAATAATTGATCCTTGGATCTTTGTTATTCTTAGGCCTCCTGTTCTGAGACTGATGCGTTCAATACTATACTGTCAGATTTCATTGAAAGCACATGATACTCCATCAACATAG